The proteins below come from a single Caulobacter segnis ATCC 21756 genomic window:
- a CDS encoding DUF1656 domain-containing protein encodes MTGEIAIDGVFLSSVLVSAVIALIAAFVLRRLLARFGAYRLVWHPALFDAALFVILWAAVVTVPSPLKF; translated from the coding sequence ATGACCGGCGAAATCGCTATCGACGGCGTCTTCCTATCGTCCGTCCTGGTCTCGGCGGTGATCGCCCTGATCGCGGCGTTCGTTCTGCGACGCCTGCTGGCCCGGTTCGGCGCCTATCGCCTCGTCTGGCATCCGGCGCTGTTCGACGCCGCCCTGTTCGTCATCCTCTGGGCCGCCGTCGTGACGGTCCCGTCTCCCCTGAAGTTCTGA
- a CDS encoding FUSC family protein yields the protein MLPKFDRHTLLFSANSFAAAMLALYIGFALGLPRPYWAMTTAYIVSQPLAGAVRSKAVYRVLGTILGAAAAVALVPNLVNAPWLLSLALALWVGGCLTISLLDRTPRSYVMMLAGYTAAIIGFPSVSQPGAIFDVAASRVIEIGLGILCATMVHSLVFPRPVGRVLKTRLANWLGEADRWALDVLREEADPATIARDRRHLAAAASEIRMLAVHLPFDTSRLRETTGVVRALQERMLLLIPLLSGLGDRMEALRDVREPRVREALNAVIGWIEAGAPREAGLDLVDELRTLAALRSDANWSSLLVESLLVRLSEAVRALAEGHALMARIDDPDAPLSSALDAATRESARHRMHADLPLALLSGGAAAIAVMLSCAAWIQFGWGDGIAAPVMAAVFCCFFAALDDPVPAIKDFGLFSLLSLPLAALYMFAILPAIDGFPMLVAAMGPPLLFLGLYIPDPRRMGAALAVLMGFCNALALQETFSADFAGFLNGNLGQFVGLLLAITVTAALRSMGTDASARRLLTRTWRNLARLARARQAPEPAAFAAVLVDRLGILTPKLAEVGHAHDLVGVDALRDLRVGMNLVAVQAARPDLPRDGKAHVDAALDGVGDHFAALAAGARAAPGAELLARIDTALRDLAEAPAASAVQGVSGLVGLRRNLFPKAPAFVPEVAR from the coding sequence ATGCTGCCCAAGTTCGATCGGCATACGCTGCTGTTCTCGGCGAACAGCTTCGCGGCGGCGATGCTGGCCCTCTATATCGGGTTCGCCCTGGGCCTGCCGCGCCCATACTGGGCGATGACCACCGCCTATATCGTCAGCCAGCCCCTGGCCGGAGCCGTGCGCTCCAAGGCCGTCTACCGTGTGCTCGGCACCATCCTGGGCGCCGCCGCCGCCGTGGCCTTGGTCCCTAACCTCGTGAACGCCCCCTGGCTGCTGTCGCTGGCCTTGGCCCTATGGGTTGGCGGCTGCCTGACCATCTCGCTGCTGGACCGCACGCCGCGCAGTTATGTGATGATGCTGGCCGGTTACACCGCCGCGATCATTGGCTTTCCCAGCGTCTCGCAGCCCGGCGCGATCTTCGACGTCGCCGCCTCGCGCGTGATCGAGATCGGCCTTGGCATCCTGTGCGCGACGATGGTCCACAGCCTCGTGTTTCCCCGTCCCGTCGGGCGCGTGCTGAAGACCCGCCTCGCCAACTGGCTGGGCGAGGCCGATCGCTGGGCGCTGGACGTCCTGCGCGAGGAGGCCGATCCGGCGACGATCGCGCGCGATCGCCGCCATCTCGCCGCCGCCGCCAGCGAGATCCGCATGCTGGCCGTCCACCTCCCGTTCGACACCTCGCGCCTGCGTGAGACCACTGGCGTCGTGCGCGCGCTGCAGGAGCGGATGCTGCTGCTGATTCCCCTGCTGTCCGGCCTCGGCGATCGCATGGAGGCCCTCCGAGATGTTCGCGAACCGCGGGTGCGCGAGGCCCTGAATGCGGTGATCGGCTGGATCGAGGCCGGCGCGCCACGCGAAGCGGGACTCGACCTGGTCGACGAGCTCCGGACCCTCGCCGCCCTCCGGTCAGACGCCAATTGGTCGAGCTTGCTGGTCGAAAGCCTGCTGGTGCGGCTATCGGAGGCCGTGCGGGCGCTGGCCGAGGGGCACGCCCTGATGGCCCGCATCGACGATCCCGATGCGCCGCTGTCGTCGGCGCTGGACGCCGCGACGCGGGAGAGCGCCCGCCACAGGATGCACGCCGACCTGCCGCTGGCCCTTCTGTCGGGCGGGGCCGCCGCGATCGCGGTGATGCTGTCCTGCGCGGCCTGGATTCAATTCGGCTGGGGCGACGGGATCGCCGCGCCGGTCATGGCCGCCGTGTTCTGCTGCTTCTTCGCCGCGCTGGACGATCCCGTGCCCGCCATCAAGGACTTTGGCCTGTTCTCGCTGCTCTCGCTGCCGCTGGCGGCGCTCTACATGTTCGCCATCCTGCCGGCGATCGACGGCTTTCCGATGCTCGTCGCCGCCATGGGGCCGCCGCTGCTGTTCCTGGGCCTCTACATCCCCGATCCGCGCCGCATGGGGGCGGCCCTGGCCGTGCTGATGGGCTTTTGCAACGCCCTGGCCCTGCAGGAGACGTTCAGCGCCGACTTCGCCGGCTTCCTCAATGGCAACCTTGGCCAGTTCGTGGGCTTGCTGCTGGCCATCACCGTGACGGCCGCCCTGCGATCGATGGGGACGGACGCCAGCGCCCGGCGGCTGCTGACACGCACCTGGCGCAATCTGGCGCGCCTGGCCCGCGCGCGCCAAGCGCCGGAACCCGCCGCCTTCGCCGCCGTGCTGGTGGATCGCCTGGGCATTCTGACGCCCAAGCTGGCCGAAGTCGGTCACGCGCATGACCTGGTCGGCGTCGACGCGCTGCGCGACCTGCGGGTGGGCATGAACCTGGTCGCCGTGCAGGCCGCGCGCCCGGACCTGCCGCGCGATGGGAAGGCGCACGTCGACGCCGCCTTGGATGGCGTCGGCGACCACTTCGCCGCCTTGGCCGCCGGCGCCCGCGCCGCGCCCGGCGCTGAGCTTCTAGCTCGCATCGACACCGCCCTGCGCGACCTGGCCGAAGCGCCCGCCGCTTCGGCCGTGCAGGGCGTCTCAGGCCTGGTGGGCCTGCGCCGCAACCTGTTCCCGAAGGCTCCGGCCTTCGTTCCGGAGGTCGCCCGATGA
- a CDS encoding MarR family winged helix-turn-helix transcriptional regulator, with product MTSARILNERAFAQSLLRLARVYRREVNRALAAHGISDAKAMPVLHIARAGGGLRQGALAEEIGVEGPSLVRILDQLCHANLVERRDDPTDKRAKTLHLTAEGQALAAVVEDAVQVVRAQMLTGVGDDDLAAALRTFAAFEAALELAAGQGI from the coding sequence ATGACCTCTGCTCGCATCCTGAACGAACGCGCCTTCGCCCAATCGCTGTTGCGCCTGGCGCGGGTCTACCGGCGGGAGGTCAATCGCGCCCTGGCCGCCCACGGTATTTCGGATGCGAAGGCCATGCCCGTGCTGCACATCGCCCGCGCCGGCGGCGGGCTTCGCCAGGGCGCGTTGGCGGAAGAGATCGGGGTCGAGGGGCCGTCGCTGGTTCGGATCCTGGACCAGCTCTGCCATGCCAACCTCGTCGAGCGGCGCGACGATCCGACCGACAAGCGCGCCAAGACCTTGCACTTGACCGCCGAGGGCCAAGCCCTGGCCGCCGTTGTCGAGGACGCGGTGCAGGTCGTGCGCGCCCAGATGCTAACGGGTGTCGGGGACGACGATCTGGCGGCCGCCCTGCGCACCTTCGCCGCCTTCGAGGCTGCGCTGGAGCTCGCGGCCGGGCAGGGGATCTGA
- a CDS encoding dienelactone hydrolase family protein, whose translation MCDDDIHQGLVHDPSVSRRAFGLMTVALTGVATVARADDTVVEKDVEIKTPDGTADAALFYPKAKGKFPAVLLWPDVMSLRPVFRDMGRRLAAAGYVVLVPNLYYRVQKAPVIQGSFNFANPEDRAKLMPMRATVTPEGTAKDAVAYIAFLDAQPQTNKAKKAGVQGYCMGGPLSFQTAAAVPGRIAAVASFHGGGLLTAKPDSPHLLLPKTKASYLIEIADNDDKQDPTVKDKLKVAFAEAKLPAQVEVFEGANHGWTVKGSQVYNEEAAERAWSNLLALYKQALG comes from the coding sequence ATGTGCGATGACGATATCCACCAAGGCCTCGTGCACGATCCCAGCGTTTCCCGCCGCGCCTTCGGCCTGATGACGGTCGCCTTGACCGGTGTCGCGACCGTCGCCCGCGCGGACGACACGGTCGTGGAGAAGGATGTCGAGATCAAGACGCCGGACGGGACCGCCGACGCGGCGCTGTTCTATCCGAAGGCCAAGGGCAAGTTCCCGGCCGTGCTGCTGTGGCCCGACGTGATGAGCCTGCGGCCGGTGTTCCGCGACATGGGCCGTCGCCTCGCCGCGGCTGGTTATGTCGTGCTGGTCCCCAACCTCTATTACCGTGTCCAGAAGGCGCCGGTGATCCAGGGCAGCTTCAACTTCGCCAACCCCGAGGACCGCGCCAAGCTGATGCCGATGCGCGCCACGGTCACGCCCGAGGGCACGGCCAAGGACGCGGTCGCCTACATCGCGTTCCTCGACGCCCAGCCGCAGACCAACAAGGCCAAGAAGGCCGGCGTGCAGGGCTACTGCATGGGCGGACCGCTGTCGTTCCAGACCGCGGCGGCCGTGCCGGGGCGCATCGCGGCCGTGGCTTCGTTCCATGGCGGCGGGCTGCTGACCGCCAAGCCCGACAGCCCGCACCTGCTGCTGCCCAAGACCAAGGCGTCGTACCTGATCGAGATCGCCGACAACGACGACAAGCAGGACCCAACGGTGAAGGACAAGCTGAAGGTCGCCTTCGCCGAGGCCAAGCTTCCGGCCCAGGTCGAGGTCTTCGAGGGCGCCAACCACGGTTGGACCGTGAAGGGCAGCCAAGTCTACAACGAGGAAGCCGCCGAGCGGGCATGGAGCAACCTGCTGGCGCTCTACAAGCAGGCCTTGGGGTAG
- a CDS encoding N(4)-(beta-N-acetylglucosaminyl)-L-asparaginase has protein sequence MMNRRGLIGATLAGSAMISGRAAAAAGESVQLQGPCVISTWDFGVPANQAAWAVLSKGGRALDAVEAGARVPEQDLKNHSVGRAGYPDRDGHVSLDACIMDELGNCGSVAALEHIAHPISVARRVMEKTPHVMLVGAGALQFALEQGFPREELLTPESKAAWEAWKKEAKYRPKANSEVGDYGKTTGQLGTPGGANNHDTIGMLAIDAKGNIAGACTTSGMAWKMRGRVGDSPIIGAGLYVDNEVGGATSTGVGEEVIRNVGSFLVVELMRQGRSPEAACREAVERILKKKPQAKDIQVGFLAINKKGEVGAWAIQSGFSYALCDGRKQDLLLPGKATYTSGT, from the coding sequence ATGATGAATCGTAGAGGCCTGATTGGCGCGACCCTCGCTGGATCGGCGATGATCAGTGGGCGGGCAGCCGCGGCGGCGGGCGAGAGCGTTCAACTGCAAGGGCCCTGCGTGATCTCGACCTGGGATTTCGGCGTGCCGGCGAACCAGGCCGCCTGGGCGGTGCTCTCGAAGGGCGGCCGGGCATTGGACGCCGTCGAGGCCGGGGCCCGCGTGCCCGAGCAGGATCTCAAGAACCACAGCGTTGGCCGCGCTGGCTATCCTGACCGCGACGGCCATGTCTCACTGGACGCCTGCATCATGGACGAGCTGGGCAACTGCGGCTCGGTCGCGGCGCTGGAGCACATCGCCCACCCGATCTCGGTCGCCCGCCGGGTCATGGAGAAGACCCCCCACGTGATGCTGGTCGGCGCGGGCGCGCTGCAATTCGCCCTGGAGCAGGGCTTCCCGCGCGAAGAGCTGCTGACTCCCGAATCCAAGGCCGCCTGGGAGGCCTGGAAGAAAGAGGCCAAGTACCGGCCCAAGGCCAACAGCGAGGTCGGCGACTACGGCAAGACCACGGGCCAGCTGGGCACGCCGGGCGGCGCGAACAACCACGACACCATCGGCATGCTGGCGATCGACGCCAAAGGGAACATCGCCGGCGCTTGCACCACCAGCGGCATGGCCTGGAAGATGCGCGGCCGAGTGGGGGACAGCCCGATCATCGGCGCGGGCCTCTATGTCGACAACGAGGTCGGCGGCGCGACCTCGACCGGCGTCGGCGAGGAAGTGATCCGTAATGTCGGCAGCTTTCTCGTGGTCGAACTGATGCGCCAAGGTCGCTCGCCCGAGGCGGCGTGTCGCGAGGCTGTCGAGCGCATCCTGAAGAAGAAGCCCCAGGCCAAGGACATCCAGGTCGGCTTCCTGGCCATCAACAAGAAGGGCGAGGTCGGCGCCTGGGCGATCCAGTCGGGCTTCAGCTACGCGCTGTGCGACGGTCGAAAGCAGGACCTGCTGCTGCCGGGCAAGGCGACCTACACGTCCGGAACCTGA
- a CDS encoding copper homeostasis protein CutC, translating into MIADRVLLEVCVDTPAGLAAAIAGGADRVELCAALTLQGLTPAPGLMALAAASPIPVYPMIRPRNGDFCYDGRDLDTMKRDVDAVRAYGLAGVSIGASRPDGELDLEVLHALVEHSTGLGMTLHRAFDLVADQSAALEIAVEMGFERVLTSGGAISALVGAERIAALVDQASGRIGILAGAGVRVSNVADLVRSTGVREVHGSFGGARPGADPASKLGAMGFVPPTLQDTDQATVAEVVRILRGLP; encoded by the coding sequence ATGATCGCTGACCGCGTCCTGCTGGAAGTCTGTGTCGATACGCCCGCCGGATTGGCGGCGGCGATCGCTGGCGGGGCGGATCGGGTCGAACTTTGCGCGGCCCTGACCCTGCAGGGCCTCACGCCCGCTCCCGGCCTGATGGCGCTGGCGGCCGCCTCGCCCATCCCGGTCTATCCGATGATCCGGCCACGCAACGGCGACTTTTGCTACGACGGCCGCGACCTGGACACCATGAAGCGCGACGTCGACGCGGTTCGCGCCTACGGCCTCGCGGGGGTCAGCATCGGCGCCAGCCGCCCCGACGGCGAGCTGGACCTCGAGGTGCTCCACGCCCTTGTCGAACATTCCACGGGCCTGGGCATGACCCTGCACCGCGCCTTCGATCTCGTGGCGGATCAATCGGCGGCGTTGGAGATCGCCGTCGAGATGGGCTTCGAGCGCGTGCTGACCTCGGGCGGGGCGATCAGCGCGCTGGTCGGCGCCGAGCGGATCGCCGCCCTGGTCGACCAGGCGAGCGGCCGCATCGGCATCCTCGCCGGCGCTGGGGTGCGCGTATCAAACGTGGCGGACCTCGTTAGAAGCACGGGCGTGCGCGAGGTGCACGGCTCGTTCGGCGGCGCGCGACCGGGCGCGGACCCGGCGTCGAAGCTGGGCGCCATGGGATTTGTTCCGCCGACGTTGCAGGACACCGACCAGGCGACGGTGGCCGAGGTGGTTCGGATCCTGCGCGGCCTGCCCTAG
- a CDS encoding glutathionylspermidine synthase family protein, translated as MRRLSLTPRPGWKSKAEAVGFTWHHADGRRYWDERAAYAFTLEEVEGHLEPATEALHKLCLDVVEEAVGSDALMAKLQIPEASRDVVAASWKARDPSLYGRFDFFYDGAGPPKLYEYNADTPTSIYEAAVFQWLWLEDLIQRGALPESTDQFNSLHDRLAERFREIFPNGGFVHFASDPDFVEDRQTVRFLEDMARLAGLEPKFVPTTEIGLDADGRFVDQDNYLIGAMFKLYPWEDMLREPYAANIAGSKTLFIEPPWKALLSNKALLPLLWERHPGHPNLLETYFDDDPKVERLGSSYARKPLFSREGANVELWTNGRKGRVLDQGYGAEGWIRQELKPPPRFGANYPVVGSWVIGDQPAGIGVREDRGRVTRDRSRFVPHIIEG; from the coding sequence ATGCGCCGTCTTTCCCTGACGCCTCGGCCGGGCTGGAAGTCCAAGGCCGAGGCCGTCGGCTTCACCTGGCATCACGCCGATGGCCGTCGCTACTGGGACGAGCGGGCGGCCTACGCCTTCACGCTGGAGGAGGTCGAGGGTCATCTGGAGCCGGCGACCGAGGCCCTGCACAAGCTGTGTCTGGACGTCGTCGAGGAGGCCGTGGGCAGCGACGCCTTGATGGCGAAGCTCCAGATCCCCGAGGCCTCGCGCGACGTCGTGGCCGCCTCGTGGAAGGCGCGCGATCCATCGCTCTATGGCCGCTTCGATTTCTTCTACGACGGGGCGGGGCCACCCAAGCTCTACGAGTACAACGCCGACACGCCGACCAGCATCTATGAAGCGGCGGTGTTCCAGTGGCTGTGGCTGGAAGACCTGATCCAGCGCGGCGCGCTGCCCGAGAGCACGGACCAGTTCAACAGCCTGCACGACCGGCTGGCCGAACGCTTCCGCGAGATCTTCCCGAATGGCGGCTTCGTCCATTTCGCCAGCGACCCGGACTTCGTGGAGGACCGCCAGACGGTGCGGTTCCTTGAGGACATGGCGCGGCTGGCGGGGCTGGAGCCCAAGTTCGTGCCGACGACGGAGATCGGCCTCGACGCCGACGGCCGCTTCGTCGACCAGGACAACTACCTCATCGGCGCGATGTTCAAGCTGTACCCGTGGGAGGACATGCTGCGCGAGCCGTACGCGGCCAACATCGCCGGCTCCAAGACCCTGTTCATCGAGCCGCCCTGGAAGGCGCTGCTGTCCAACAAGGCGCTGCTGCCGCTGCTGTGGGAGCGGCATCCGGGGCACCCCAATCTGCTCGAGACCTATTTCGATGACGATCCCAAGGTCGAGCGCCTGGGATCAAGCTACGCCCGCAAGCCGCTGTTCAGCCGTGAAGGCGCGAACGTCGAGCTCTGGACCAACGGTCGCAAGGGTCGGGTGCTGGACCAGGGCTATGGCGCCGAAGGCTGGATCCGCCAGGAACTGAAGCCGCCGCCGCGCTTCGGCGCGAACTATCCGGTCGTCGGCTCCTGGGTGATCGGGGACCAGCCGGCCGGGATCGGCGTGCGCGAGGACCGGGGTCGCGTGACGCGCGACCGCTCGCGGTTCGTGCCGCACATCATCGAGGGCTAG
- a CDS encoding PspA/IM30 family protein produces MSIWSKLSALFRGTAHDGAQTIVDANALRILDQEIRDADNAQGKARDELAKLVARRRSLETEVAGLTDQIRKYEASARAAMGKGDQALALEVAQRIADLEKDATQKSTQMTELRAAEEKLRTIIAQTDTKVEALRREIEIVKVNESVQKAQAAVISRSGSASGVVGSAADSLKRIKERQAVREEQFRLHGETEDRKTGADLDAKLAAAGILPGGGGAEDVLARLMAPKDEALPAPMLAIEDKVKAGSKDA; encoded by the coding sequence ATGTCGATCTGGAGCAAGCTCTCGGCCCTGTTCCGCGGGACCGCGCACGACGGGGCGCAGACCATCGTGGACGCCAACGCCTTGCGGATCCTGGACCAGGAAATCCGCGACGCCGACAACGCCCAGGGCAAGGCCCGGGACGAACTGGCCAAGCTGGTGGCCCGCCGCCGGTCGCTGGAGACCGAGGTCGCCGGCCTGACGGACCAGATCCGCAAGTACGAGGCCTCGGCCCGCGCGGCCATGGGCAAGGGCGACCAGGCCCTGGCCCTGGAAGTGGCCCAGCGCATCGCCGATCTGGAGAAGGACGCGACGCAGAAGTCGACCCAGATGACCGAGCTTCGCGCCGCCGAGGAAAAGCTGCGCACGATCATCGCCCAGACCGACACCAAGGTCGAGGCGCTGCGCCGCGAGATCGAGATCGTCAAGGTCAACGAGAGCGTTCAGAAGGCCCAGGCCGCCGTGATCTCGCGCTCGGGCTCGGCCAGTGGCGTCGTCGGCTCGGCCGCCGACAGCCTCAAGCGCATCAAGGAGCGTCAGGCGGTGCGCGAGGAGCAGTTCCGCCTGCACGGCGAGACCGAGGACCGCAAGACCGGCGCCGATCTCGACGCCAAGCTGGCCGCGGCGGGCATCCTGCCGGGCGGCGGCGGGGCCGAGGACGTGCTGGCCCGCCTGATGGCGCCCAAGGACGAGGCTCTGCCCGCGCCGATGCTGGCCATCGAGGACAAGGTGAAGGCCGGGTCCAAGGACGCCTGA
- a CDS encoding YjfI family protein, with the protein MPAKPTRGAQAAERTRAWREARRQAGFVKIEVWAPAACKPDILSAVQAIVVESARGPALKTNPNPPKGVRHMDSVIDTAWTIHTLRDGLVESSLVREGEMTVTVVEGVEPVLLVVMHEFGDLPIYVSGGGLQLVVSTLLWPCDEQNDRAAFNEFLLKAQKIVPLSNFGITTIEGRDYYELMGEISSKTTLQTLLIELRTLADNAIAAASDLRDSFEKSRGAAA; encoded by the coding sequence ATGCCTGCCAAACCGACGAGAGGCGCCCAGGCCGCCGAAAGAACCCGCGCGTGGCGTGAAGCCCGTCGGCAAGCCGGCTTCGTGAAGATCGAAGTGTGGGCGCCGGCGGCGTGCAAGCCCGACATCCTTTCGGCTGTCCAAGCCATCGTCGTGGAGTCGGCCCGCGGGCCGGCGCTGAAGACCAACCCCAACCCTCCCAAGGGCGTCAGACACATGGATTCCGTTATCGACACCGCCTGGACGATCCACACCCTGCGTGACGGGCTGGTGGAGAGTTCGCTCGTCCGTGAGGGCGAAATGACCGTCACCGTCGTCGAGGGCGTCGAGCCCGTGCTGCTGGTCGTGATGCACGAGTTCGGCGACCTGCCGATCTATGTCAGCGGCGGCGGTTTGCAGCTGGTGGTTTCAACCCTGCTTTGGCCCTGCGACGAGCAGAACGACCGCGCGGCCTTCAATGAATTCCTGCTCAAGGCCCAGAAGATCGTGCCGCTGTCGAATTTCGGCATCACGACCATCGAAGGCCGGGACTATTACGAGCTGATGGGCGAGATCTCGTCCAAGACGACCCTGCAGACCCTGTTGATCGAGCTGCGCACCCTGGCCGACAACGCCATCGCCGCCGCCAGCGATCTGCGCGACAGTTTCGAAAAGAGCCGCGGCGCGGCCGCCTAA
- a CDS encoding YjfK family protein: MFGKLFGRKDAQRPALPVIRNVTIGRTVVLDPLAWRRFSGEAKFALDRDTLEITAQGLIHLNDGAFVHRFYTDDEILFQVVSDDREGQRANDFTVFVPWSSAYPADRADRDLWAERLRARAFQAEGLPEYRRFWFGEDAERQDPVTLWEDVYYDREGAAPDRRLFQTTMLFHRELSGGEGRELLLALTAEPEDGDVTHETMIGLPLSVGEFKA, translated from the coding sequence ATGTTCGGAAAGCTTTTCGGCAGAAAGGACGCCCAGCGTCCCGCCCTGCCCGTCATCCGCAACGTGACCATCGGCCGGACCGTGGTTCTGGACCCTCTAGCCTGGCGGCGCTTCAGCGGCGAAGCGAAGTTCGCCCTGGATCGCGACACTCTGGAGATCACGGCCCAAGGCCTGATCCACCTGAACGACGGCGCGTTCGTGCACCGCTTCTATACGGACGACGAAATCCTGTTCCAGGTGGTCTCAGACGACCGCGAGGGCCAGCGCGCCAATGACTTCACGGTCTTCGTTCCGTGGTCCAGCGCGTACCCGGCCGATCGCGCCGATCGCGACCTGTGGGCCGAGCGGCTCCGGGCCCGCGCGTTCCAGGCCGAGGGCCTGCCCGAGTACCGCCGCTTCTGGTTCGGCGAGGACGCCGAGCGGCAGGATCCCGTGACGCTGTGGGAAGACGTCTATTATGACCGCGAGGGCGCGGCGCCCGACCGGCGGCTCTTCCAGACCACCATGCTGTTCCACCGCGAGCTTTCGGGCGGCGAAGGCCGCGAGCTTTTGCTGGCGTTGACCGCCGAGCCCGAGGATGGCGACGTGACACACGAGACGATGATCGGCCTGCCGCTGTCGGTAGGCGAGTTCAAGGCTTAG
- a CDS encoding DUF350 domain-containing protein, which translates to MFDFTAFQDGAIAFLVAFVAAGLFTIAFKYIYQWVTPYNEKALIRQGNLAAAIALAGALIGYVLPLASALSHTVSLPEFAAWATLAGVIQIAAFTGVRLVALPDVKARIENGETSIGVYLAGVSIAVGVLNAACMTT; encoded by the coding sequence ATGTTCGACTTCACGGCGTTCCAGGACGGGGCGATCGCGTTCCTGGTGGCCTTCGTGGCCGCCGGCCTGTTCACCATCGCCTTCAAGTACATCTATCAGTGGGTGACGCCCTACAACGAGAAGGCGCTGATCCGGCAGGGCAACCTGGCTGCCGCCATCGCCCTGGCCGGCGCCTTGATCGGCTACGTCCTGCCGCTGGCCTCGGCGCTGAGCCACACGGTCAGCCTGCCGGAGTTCGCCGCCTGGGCGACCCTGGCCGGCGTCATCCAGATCGCCGCCTTCACCGGCGTGCGCCTGGTCGCCCTGCCCGACGTCAAGGCGCGGATCGAGAATGGCGAGACCTCGATCGGCGTCTATCTGGCGGGCGTCTCCATCGCCGTCGGCGTGCTGAACGCCGCCTGCATGACGACCTGA
- a CDS encoding DUF1190 domain-containing protein, with product MSTRKRSTSLRLTTMLAGAASLTLAGCDDPGAGAQAGWDPNRGEQVEAFSYKSLEECKAANEVSDQQCDTSWATAQKDDQKNAPRYEARASCEDVYGAGNCVPRSEQGGGSFFTPLLTGFVIGRMLDGGGYRGTGLYRGNDGYYSTWGGRLGRDYGTGRTVITRESIDPPDVIRNAPPKVQTRTSVVSRGGFGGGRSYAHSGGFKGGFGG from the coding sequence ATGAGCACCCGTAAGCGCTCCACATCGCTGCGACTGACGACCATGCTGGCCGGCGCGGCCAGCCTGACTCTGGCGGGCTGCGACGATCCTGGCGCCGGCGCTCAGGCCGGCTGGGATCCCAATCGCGGAGAACAGGTCGAAGCCTTCAGCTACAAGTCCCTCGAAGAGTGCAAGGCCGCCAACGAGGTCTCGGACCAGCAATGCGACACGTCCTGGGCGACCGCCCAGAAGGACGACCAGAAGAACGCGCCGCGCTATGAGGCCCGCGCCTCCTGCGAGGACGTCTATGGCGCCGGCAACTGCGTGCCGCGCAGCGAGCAAGGCGGCGGCAGCTTCTTCACGCCCCTGCTCACCGGTTTCGTGATCGGCCGGATGCTGGACGGTGGAGGCTACCGCGGAACAGGGCTCTATCGTGGGAACGACGGCTACTACTCCACCTGGGGCGGACGCCTGGGACGGGACTACGGCACGGGCCGGACGGTCATCACCCGCGAGAGCATCGACCCGCCGGACGTCATCCGCAACGCGCCCCCCAAGGTCCAGACCCGCACCTCCGTCGTGTCGCGTGGGGGCTTTGGCGGCGGCCGCAGCTACGCGCATAGCGGCGGCTTCAAGGGCGGTTTCGGCGGTTAG
- a CDS encoding low molecular weight protein-tyrosine-phosphatase, with protein MAKASVLFVCLGNICRSPLAEGAFRAEAQRMQLDVLIDSAGTGGWHAGEPPDPRAIAAARRNGVDIARQRARKVTKDDFRVFTHIYALDEANLNGLRALAPQNATAELGLLLDLVPGYEGKAVADPYYGDASDFDVTWRDVEMAARALAQRLAHQGYR; from the coding sequence ATGGCGAAGGCTTCGGTTCTGTTCGTTTGCCTGGGCAACATCTGTCGCTCTCCCCTGGCCGAAGGCGCGTTCCGGGCCGAGGCCCAGCGGATGCAACTGGACGTCCTCATCGACTCCGCCGGCACCGGCGGTTGGCACGCGGGCGAGCCGCCCGATCCTCGCGCGATCGCCGCCGCGCGCCGCAACGGCGTTGACATCGCCCGTCAGCGGGCACGCAAAGTGACCAAGGACGACTTCCGCGTCTTCACCCATATCTACGCGTTGGACGAGGCCAACCTGAACGGCCTGAGGGCCCTGGCGCCGCAGAACGCGACGGCTGAGCTGGGTTTGTTGCTGGATCTTGTGCCCGGTTATGAGGGCAAGGCGGTGGCCGATCCCTATTACGGCGACGCCAGCGATTTCGACGTGACCTGGCGCGACGTCGAGATGGCGGCGCGGGCCTTGGCCCAGCGCCTGGCTCATCAAGGGTATCGATAG